A genomic segment from Pseudomonas mendocina encodes:
- the clpA gene encoding ATP-dependent Clp protease ATP-binding subunit ClpA: MLNRELEVTLNLAFKEARAKRHEFMTVEHLLLALLDNEAAASVLRACGANLDKLRHDLQEFIDSTTPLIPQHDEDRETQPTLGFQRVLQRAVFHVQSSGKREVTGANVLVAIFSEQESQAVFLLKQQSVARIDVVNYIAHGISKVPGHGEHHENDQDMQDEEGGEASTSGNPLDAYASNLNELARQGRIDPLVGREHEVERVAQILARRRKNNPLLVGEAGVGKTAIAEGLAKRIVDEQVPDLLADSVVYSLDLGALLAGTKYRGDFEKRFKALLNELRKRPHAILFIDEIHTIIGAGAASGGVMDASNLLKPMLSSGEIRCIGSTTFQEFRGIFEKDRALARRFQKVDVVEPSVEDTVGILKGLKARFEQHHHIEYSDEALRAAAELAARYINDRHMPDKAIDVIDEAGAYQRLLPEDKRVSRIEVAQVEDIVAKIARIPPKHVSSSDKELLRNLERDLKLTVFGQDAAIDSLSTAIKLSRAGLKAPDKPVGSFLFAGPTGVGKTEAARQLAKAMGIELVRFDMSEYMERHTVSRLIGAPPGYVGFDQGGLLTEAITKQPHCVLLLDEIEKAHPEVFNLLLQVMDHGTLTDNNGRKADFRNVILIMTTNAGAETASRASIGFTQQDHSTDAMEVIKKSFTPEFRNRLDTIIQFGRLSHETIKSIVDKFLTELQAQLEDKRVTLEVSDTARSWLAERGYDVMMGARPMARLIQDKIKRPLAEEILFGELAEHGGVVHVDIKDGEPSFEFETAAEVA; encoded by the coding sequence ATGTTGAATCGAGAGCTCGAAGTCACCCTCAATCTGGCTTTCAAGGAGGCCCGTGCCAAGCGTCATGAGTTCATGACGGTCGAGCATCTGCTGCTCGCCTTGCTGGACAACGAGGCAGCCGCCAGCGTGCTGCGGGCCTGTGGGGCCAACCTCGACAAGCTGCGCCATGATCTGCAGGAGTTCATCGACTCCACCACGCCATTGATTCCTCAGCACGATGAAGATCGCGAAACCCAGCCGACCCTGGGCTTCCAGCGCGTGCTGCAGCGCGCGGTGTTTCACGTGCAGAGTTCCGGCAAGCGCGAAGTGACCGGCGCCAACGTGCTGGTGGCCATCTTCAGCGAACAGGAAAGTCAGGCGGTATTCCTGCTCAAGCAACAGAGCGTCGCCCGTATCGATGTGGTCAACTATATCGCCCATGGCATTTCCAAGGTGCCGGGGCACGGCGAGCACCACGAAAACGACCAGGACATGCAGGATGAAGAGGGCGGTGAGGCCTCCACTTCCGGCAATCCTCTGGATGCCTACGCCAGCAACCTCAACGAACTGGCACGTCAGGGGCGTATCGATCCGCTGGTCGGGCGCGAGCATGAAGTCGAGCGCGTCGCGCAGATTCTCGCTCGTCGGCGCAAGAACAACCCGCTACTGGTAGGCGAGGCTGGCGTCGGCAAGACCGCCATTGCCGAAGGTCTGGCCAAGCGCATCGTCGACGAGCAGGTGCCTGATCTGCTGGCCGACAGCGTGGTCTATTCCCTGGATCTCGGCGCACTGCTGGCCGGTACCAAGTACCGCGGCGACTTCGAGAAGCGTTTCAAGGCGTTGCTCAACGAGTTGCGCAAGCGTCCGCACGCCATCCTCTTCATCGACGAGATTCACACCATCATCGGTGCCGGCGCGGCATCAGGTGGGGTCATGGATGCGTCCAACCTGCTCAAGCCGATGTTGTCGTCGGGCGAGATCCGCTGCATCGGCTCCACCACCTTCCAGGAATTTCGCGGCATTTTCGAGAAGGACCGTGCGTTGGCGCGGCGTTTCCAGAAGGTCGACGTGGTCGAGCCTTCGGTAGAGGACACTGTCGGCATTCTCAAGGGGCTCAAGGCGCGCTTCGAGCAGCACCACCACATCGAGTACAGCGACGAGGCCCTGCGTGCAGCGGCGGAGCTGGCTGCACGCTACATCAATGACCGGCACATGCCGGACAAGGCCATTGACGTGATCGATGAGGCGGGCGCCTACCAGCGTCTGCTGCCGGAAGACAAGCGGGTATCGCGTATCGAGGTCGCCCAGGTCGAGGATATCGTCGCCAAGATCGCGCGGATTCCACCGAAGCACGTTTCCAGCTCCGACAAGGAGCTGCTGCGCAACCTGGAGCGTGACCTGAAACTCACCGTATTCGGTCAGGACGCTGCCATCGATTCGCTGTCAACCGCGATCAAGCTGTCGCGTGCCGGTCTCAAGGCGCCAGACAAGCCGGTTGGCTCCTTCCTGTTCGCCGGCCCTACCGGTGTGGGCAAGACCGAGGCGGCGCGGCAGCTGGCCAAGGCCATGGGCATCGAGTTGGTGCGTTTCGACATGTCTGAGTACATGGAGCGCCACACCGTATCGCGTCTGATCGGTGCGCCGCCCGGCTACGTCGGTTTCGATCAGGGGGGGTTGCTGACAGAAGCGATTACCAAGCAGCCTCACTGCGTGTTGCTGCTCGACGAAATCGAGAAGGCGCATCCGGAAGTCTTCAATCTGCTGCTGCAGGTGATGGATCACGGGACGCTGACTGACAACAACGGGCGCAAGGCGGACTTCCGCAACGTGATCCTGATCATGACTACCAACGCTGGCGCGGAAACCGCGTCGCGAGCTTCGATCGGCTTCACTCAGCAGGATCACTCCACCGATGCCATGGAAGTGATCAAGAAGAGCTTCACGCCGGAGTTCCGCAACCGCCTGGATACCATCATCCAGTTTGGTCGCCTGAGTCACGAAACCATCAAGAGCATCGTCGACAAGTTCCTCACCGAACTGCAGGCGCAGCTGGAAGACAAGCGCGTTACGCTGGAAGTCAGCGATACGGCGCGCAGCTGGCTGGCCGAGCGCGGCTACGATGTGATGATGGGCGCGCGGCCGATGGCGCGTTTGATCCAGGACAAGATCAAGCGTCCGCTGGCGGAGGAAATCCTTTTCGGCGAACTGGCCGAGCATGGCGGCGTGGTCCACGTCGACATCAAGGATGGCGAACCCAGCTTCGAGTTCGAGACGGCGGCAGAGGTCGCCTGA
- the infA gene encoding translation initiation factor IF-1 produces the protein MSKEDSFEMEGTVVDTLPNTMFRVELENGHVVTAHISGKMRKNYIRILTGDKVRVELTPYDLSKGRITYRAR, from the coding sequence ATGTCGAAAGAAGACAGCTTCGAAATGGAAGGCACTGTCGTCGACACCCTGCCCAACACCATGTTCCGCGTGGAGTTGGAAAACGGGCACGTCGTTACCGCGCACATCTCCGGCAAGATGCGCAAGAACTACATCCGCATTCTCACTGGTGACAAGGTGCGCGTTGAGCTGACGCCTTATGACTTGAGCAAGGGTCGCATTACCTACCGCGCCCGTTAA
- a CDS encoding arginyltransferase, with translation MTELARLKFYATQPHPCSYLPEEQATTLFLDPSQPMDVLVYAELSELGFRRSGDHLYRPHCQQCTACIPARIPAARFTPNRQQRRILKRNEDIAVRCVRPAFNEEYYDLYVRYIEQRHADGDMYPPSRDQFSTFLVRDLPFSRFYEFRLQDRLVAIAVTDLLPNGLSAVYTFYDPTEERRSLGRFAILWQIGETARQGLDAVYLGYWIKNCRKMNYKTQYRPIELFVNQRWTLLT, from the coding sequence ATGACCGAGCTGGCCCGCCTGAAGTTCTACGCCACTCAACCTCATCCTTGCAGCTATCTGCCGGAAGAGCAGGCCACCACCCTGTTTCTCGACCCCAGTCAGCCCATGGACGTGCTGGTCTACGCCGAACTGTCGGAGCTGGGCTTTCGCCGCAGCGGCGATCACCTCTACCGTCCGCACTGCCAGCAGTGCACCGCCTGCATCCCGGCGCGAATTCCGGCTGCGCGCTTCACGCCAAACCGGCAACAGCGCCGCATCCTCAAGCGCAATGAAGATATTGCGGTTCGCTGCGTGCGGCCGGCATTCAACGAAGAGTATTACGACCTCTACGTGCGCTATATCGAGCAACGCCACGCCGACGGCGATATGTATCCCCCCAGCCGCGATCAGTTCTCCACCTTCCTGGTACGCGACCTGCCCTTCTCACGCTTCTATGAGTTCCGCCTGCAAGACCGACTGGTGGCGATTGCCGTCACCGATCTTCTGCCGAACGGTCTGTCGGCGGTCTACACCTTTTACGACCCAACGGAAGAGCGTCGTAGCCTGGGCCGTTTCGCCATTCTCTGGCAGATCGGCGAGACTGCGCGCCAGGGGCTTGATGCCGTCTATCTTGGCTACTGGATCAAGAACTGCCGCAAGATGAACTACAAGACCCAGTACCGCCCGATCGAGCTCTTCGTGAATCAGCGCTGGACGCTGCTGACCTAG
- the aat gene encoding leucyl/phenylalanyl-tRNA--protein transferase, whose translation MLTWLQRDSLQFPPLAKAMREPNGLLAAGGDLSADRLVSAYRHGCFPWFQDGQPILWWSPDPRTVLFPEELHVSRSLAKLLRQQRYRVTFDQDFAAVIAACAAPRSYADGTWITPGMQDAYLQLHQRGIAHSVEVWQEDELVGGLYGLAMGQLFFGESMFSRADNASKIGFATLVGKLQQWGFVLIDCQMPTQHLHSFGARAIPRARFADYLQNHLDLPSQADWLA comes from the coding sequence ATGCTGACCTGGCTGCAACGTGACTCCCTACAGTTCCCGCCACTGGCCAAAGCCATGCGCGAGCCCAACGGCTTGCTGGCAGCCGGCGGCGACCTGAGTGCCGACCGCCTGGTCAGCGCCTATCGGCATGGCTGTTTCCCCTGGTTCCAGGATGGCCAGCCGATCCTCTGGTGGTCACCGGACCCACGCACAGTGCTCTTCCCTGAGGAACTCCACGTTTCCCGTAGCCTGGCCAAATTGCTGCGCCAACAGCGCTATCGCGTCACCTTCGATCAGGATTTCGCAGCCGTCATCGCAGCCTGCGCTGCACCGCGCTCATACGCCGACGGCACCTGGATCACCCCAGGCATGCAGGACGCCTATCTGCAGTTGCATCAACGCGGTATCGCTCATTCGGTGGAGGTCTGGCAGGAGGACGAGCTGGTTGGCGGTCTTTACGGCCTGGCCATGGGCCAACTGTTCTTCGGCGAATCAATGTTCAGCCGTGCCGACAACGCATCCAAGATTGGCTTCGCTACGCTCGTTGGCAAGCTGCAGCAATGGGGTTTCGTGCTCATCGATTGCCAGATGCCTACCCAGCACCTGCACAGCTTCGGCGCCAGAGCCATACCGCGCGCTCGTTTTGCCGACTATCTGCAGAACCATCTCGATCTGCCGAGCCAAGCTGACTGGCTTGCCTAG
- the trxB gene encoding thioredoxin-disulfide reductase, which yields MSEVKHSRLIILGSGPAGYSAAVYAARANLKPVVITGIQPGGQLTTTTEVDNWPGDVEGLTGPALMERMQKHAERFDTEIIYDHIHTAELQSRPFVLKGDSGTYSCDALIIATGASAQYLGLPSEEAFSGKGVSACATCDGFFYRNQVVAVIGGGNTAVEEALYLSNIAKEVHLVHRRDKLRSEKILQDKLFDKVENGNMRLHWNHTLDEVLGDQSGVTGVRLKSTLDGSTKELDLAGVFIAIGHKPNTELFVGQLDMHDGYLKIKGGSEGNATATSIEGVFAAGDVADHVYRQAITSAGAGCMAALDVEKFLDNN from the coding sequence ATGAGCGAAGTCAAGCATTCCCGCCTGATCATTCTGGGTTCCGGCCCTGCCGGTTACAGCGCAGCGGTTTACGCTGCACGTGCCAATCTCAAACCCGTTGTGATCACCGGCATCCAGCCTGGCGGCCAGCTCACCACCACCACCGAAGTGGATAACTGGCCGGGTGACGTCGAAGGCCTTACTGGCCCGGCACTGATGGAGCGCATGCAGAAACACGCTGAACGCTTCGACACCGAGATCATCTACGACCACATTCATACTGCCGAGTTGCAGAGCCGCCCCTTCGTACTCAAGGGCGATAGCGGCACTTACAGCTGCGATGCACTGATCATCGCCACCGGCGCCAGCGCCCAGTACCTGGGCCTGCCCTCGGAAGAAGCCTTCTCCGGCAAGGGTGTTTCGGCCTGCGCCACCTGCGACGGCTTCTTCTATCGCAACCAGGTGGTCGCGGTGATCGGTGGCGGCAATACCGCCGTCGAAGAAGCCCTGTACCTGTCGAACATCGCCAAGGAAGTGCACCTCGTGCACCGCCGCGACAAGCTGCGTTCGGAGAAGATCCTGCAGGACAAGCTGTTCGACAAGGTCGAGAACGGTAACATGCGCCTGCACTGGAACCACACCCTGGATGAGGTTCTGGGCGACCAAAGCGGCGTGACCGGCGTACGCCTGAAGAGCACGCTCGACGGCAGCACCAAGGAACTGGACCTTGCCGGCGTATTCATCGCCATCGGCCACAAGCCCAATACCGAGCTGTTCGTCGGCCAGTTGGACATGCATGACGGCTACCTGAAGATCAAGGGCGGCAGTGAAGGCAATGCCACCGCCACCAGCATCGAGGGCGTATTCGCCGCTGGCGACGTGGCCGATCACGTCTACCGCCAGGCCATCACCTCGGCCGGCGCTGGCTGCATGGCCGCACTGGACGTCGAGAAATTCCTCGACAACAACTGA
- the ftsK gene encoding DNA translocase FtsK produces MAVLKNSTTQINDWRQKLQYRLKEGALIALGAMCLYLLMALLTYNVADPAWDNSVQVERIINAGGSIGAWLSSALFGALGYFAYIFPLLLAAKTWQVFRTRNQPWHWNGWLFSWHSIGLVFLILSGAALGDIHFSAAAGMQGSGGGMLGASLGDLAVHALNVQGSTLVFLALFLFGLTVFTDLSWFRVMDLTGKITLDLIELIQGIITGWWNARSERKQMKIQLRELDERVTEVAAPVVSDRREQAKVKERLLEREESLSKHMSEREKRPAPVITPPAPPKAAEPSKRVLKEKQAPLFVDTAVEGSLPPISILDVAEKKQKQFSPESLEAMSRLLEIKLKEFGVDVVVESVHPGPVITRFEIQPAAGVKVSRISNLAKDLARSMAMVSVRVVEVIPGKTTVGIEVPNEDRQIVRFSEVLSSSEYDDAKSPVTLALGHDIGGRPVIADLAKMPHLLVAGTTGSGKSVGVNAMILSVLFKSTPEEARMIMIDPKMLELSIYEGIPHLLCPVVTDMKEAANALRWSVAEMERRYKLMAAMGVRNLAGFNRKVKDAIDAGTPLHDPLYKRESMDDEPPYLKTLPTIVVVVDEFADMMMIVGKKVEELIARIAQKARAAGIHLILATQRPSVDVITGLIKANIPTRMAFQVSSKIDSRTILDQGGAEQLLGHGDMLYLPPGTGLPIRVHGAFVSDDEVHRVVEAWKQRGAPDYIEDILAGVEESGSGFEGGGGEGGEGSEEDPLYDEAVNFVLESRRASISAVQRKLKIGYNRAARMIEAMEMAGVVSSMNTNGSREVLAPGSSRD; encoded by the coding sequence ATGGCTGTTTTGAAGAATTCCACCACCCAGATCAACGATTGGCGCCAGAAACTTCAGTATCGACTGAAGGAAGGTGCGTTGATCGCCCTGGGCGCAATGTGCCTCTATCTGTTGATGGCACTGTTGACCTACAACGTTGCCGATCCGGCCTGGGACAACAGCGTGCAGGTCGAGCGCATCATCAATGCAGGCGGCAGCATTGGCGCCTGGCTCTCCAGTGCGTTGTTTGGCGCCCTGGGTTATTTCGCCTACATCTTTCCGCTTCTGTTGGCCGCCAAGACCTGGCAGGTCTTCCGCACCCGCAATCAACCCTGGCACTGGAATGGCTGGCTGTTTTCCTGGCACAGCATCGGCCTGGTTTTCCTGATCCTGTCCGGCGCCGCGCTGGGTGACATTCATTTCTCTGCCGCTGCCGGGATGCAAGGCTCTGGCGGCGGTATGCTCGGTGCCAGCCTGGGCGATCTGGCCGTGCACGCACTGAACGTGCAGGGCAGCACACTGGTGTTCCTGGCGCTGTTCCTGTTTGGTCTGACCGTATTCACCGACCTGTCCTGGTTCCGGGTAATGGACCTGACGGGCAAGATCACGCTCGATCTGATCGAACTGATCCAGGGCATTATCACCGGCTGGTGGAATGCGCGCAGCGAGCGCAAGCAGATGAAGATCCAGCTGCGCGAGCTGGACGAGCGGGTCACCGAAGTGGCGGCACCTGTAGTATCCGACCGTCGCGAGCAGGCCAAGGTCAAGGAACGCCTGCTCGAACGCGAGGAGTCGCTGAGCAAACACATGAGCGAGCGCGAGAAGCGCCCGGCGCCGGTGATCACCCCGCCAGCACCGCCCAAGGCAGCGGAGCCGAGCAAGCGGGTACTCAAGGAGAAACAGGCACCTCTGTTCGTCGATACTGCTGTCGAAGGCAGCCTGCCGCCGATTTCCATCCTCGATGTCGCCGAGAAGAAGCAGAAGCAGTTCTCCCCTGAGTCGCTGGAGGCCATGTCGCGTCTGCTGGAGATCAAGCTCAAGGAGTTCGGCGTCGATGTGGTGGTCGAGTCCGTACATCCCGGTCCGGTGATTACCCGTTTCGAAATCCAGCCTGCTGCGGGGGTGAAGGTCAGCCGCATCTCCAACCTGGCCAAGGACCTGGCGCGCTCGATGGCGATGGTCAGCGTGCGCGTGGTCGAAGTGATTCCCGGCAAGACCACCGTGGGCATCGAGGTGCCCAACGAGGATCGGCAGATCGTGCGCTTCTCCGAAGTGCTATCCTCCAGCGAATACGATGATGCCAAGTCGCCGGTCACCCTGGCGTTGGGTCATGATATCGGCGGTCGCCCGGTCATCGCCGACCTGGCCAAGATGCCGCACCTGCTGGTGGCCGGTACTACCGGTTCCGGTAAGTCGGTGGGCGTCAACGCCATGATCCTGTCGGTGCTGTTCAAGTCCACGCCGGAAGAGGCGCGGATGATCATGATCGACCCGAAAATGCTCGAACTGTCGATCTACGAAGGTATTCCCCACCTGCTGTGCCCGGTCGTCACCGACATGAAGGAAGCCGCCAATGCGCTGCGCTGGTCGGTGGCCGAGATGGAGCGTCGTTACAAGCTGATGGCGGCCATGGGCGTGCGCAACCTGGCGGGCTTCAACCGCAAGGTGAAAGACGCCATCGACGCCGGCACCCCGCTGCATGATCCGCTCTACAAGCGCGAGTCGATGGACGACGAGCCGCCGTACCTGAAGACGCTGCCGACTATCGTCGTGGTCGTGGACGAATTCGCCGACATGATGATGATTGTCGGCAAGAAGGTCGAAGAGCTGATCGCGCGTATCGCGCAGAAGGCGCGTGCCGCCGGTATTCACCTGATCCTCGCGACCCAGCGCCCATCGGTGGACGTGATCACCGGCCTGATCAAGGCCAACATTCCGACCCGTATGGCCTTCCAGGTATCGAGCAAGATCGACTCGCGCACCATTCTCGATCAGGGCGGCGCCGAGCAGTTGCTTGGCCATGGTGACATGCTCTATCTGCCGCCTGGAACAGGCCTGCCGATTCGCGTGCACGGCGCCTTCGTCTCCGACGACGAGGTGCATCGTGTCGTCGAAGCGTGGAAGCAGCGCGGCGCACCGGACTACATCGAGGACATCCTTGCAGGCGTCGAGGAGAGCGGCAGCGGCTTCGAAGGCGGTGGTGGCGAAGGTGGTGAGGGCAGCGAGGAAGACCCGCTGTACGACGAGGCTGTCAATTTCGTGCTGGAAAGCCGTCGCGCCTCCATTTCCGCGGTGCAGCGCAAGCTGAAGATCGGCTACAACCGCGCAGCACGGATGATCGAAGCGATGGAAATGGCCGGCGTGGTCAGCTCGATGAATACCAACGGTTCGCGCGAGGTGCTCGCGCCAGGTTCATCGCGCGACTGA
- the lolA gene encoding outer membrane lipoprotein chaperone LolA, producing the protein MRVIRLLMLAALSFTLLTAQADEEAATKRLTELLNQAQTINARFSQLTLDASGTQLQETAGELVLKRPGLFRWHTDQPMEQLLVSNGEKVWLYDPDLEQVTIQTLDQRLTHTPALLLSGDVSQIRENFEIDYKEGGSVVDFILKPKAKDSLFDSLRLSFRNRMLNDMQLIDSIGQRTNILFLNVKMNEPVDDGQFTFDIPEGADVIQE; encoded by the coding sequence ATGCGTGTTATTCGCCTGCTGATGCTGGCTGCTCTGAGCTTTACCCTGCTGACCGCCCAGGCTGACGAAGAGGCGGCCACCAAGCGCCTGACCGAACTGCTCAACCAGGCGCAAACCATCAACGCCCGTTTTTCCCAGCTGACCCTGGATGCCAGCGGCACCCAGCTGCAGGAAACCGCCGGCGAGCTGGTACTCAAGCGTCCTGGCCTGTTCCGCTGGCATACCGATCAGCCGATGGAGCAACTGCTGGTTTCCAATGGTGAAAAGGTCTGGCTGTATGACCCGGATCTGGAGCAGGTGACTATCCAGACCCTTGATCAGCGCCTGACCCACACTCCGGCCTTGTTGCTGTCCGGTGATGTGTCGCAGATTCGCGAGAACTTCGAGATCGACTACAAGGAAGGTGGCAGCGTGGTCGACTTCATTCTCAAGCCCAAGGCAAAGGACAGCCTGTTCGACAGCCTGCGCCTGTCGTTCCGCAACCGCATGCTCAACGATATGCAACTGATCGACAGCATTGGTCAGCGTACCAACATCCTGTTCCTCAATGTGAAGATGAACGAGCCGGTCGATGATGGGCAGTTCACCTTCGACATTCCGGAAGGTGCGGACGTCATCCAGGAGTAA
- a CDS encoding replication-associated recombination protein A: MDLFGRQPVAQPLAARLRATSLDEYVGQEHVLAPGKPLREALEQGALHSMIFWGPPGVGKTTLARLLAKVTDAHFETISAVLSGVKEIRQAVEVAQQHAAQYGRRTILFVDEVHRFNKSQQDAFLPYVEDGTLIFIGATTENPSFELNNALLSRARVYVLKSLDEAAMRKLVNRALSDPKGLGERHLSLPDDAFQILLAAADGDGRRLLNFLENAADLAEDDGEIGVELLQNLLGDSRRRFDKGGEAFYDQISALHKSVRGSSPDGALYWYARMLDGGCDPLYIARRVVRMASEDIGNADPRALTLCLNAWDVQERLGSPEGELAVAQAIVYLACAPKSNAVYMAFKAAMRDAAEQGSQEVPLHLRNAPTKLMKQLGYGDEYRYAHDEPDAYAAGEDYFPESLQPRQYYDPVPRGLELKIRDKLLHLRSLDAASPRRRRAP, from the coding sequence GTGGATCTGTTCGGTCGCCAACCTGTCGCGCAGCCGCTGGCTGCGCGTTTGCGTGCCACCAGCCTGGACGAGTACGTCGGGCAGGAGCATGTGCTGGCGCCGGGTAAGCCACTGCGCGAGGCGCTGGAGCAGGGCGCCTTGCACTCGATGATCTTCTGGGGGCCGCCCGGGGTGGGCAAGACCACCCTGGCGCGTCTGCTGGCCAAGGTCACCGATGCTCATTTCGAGACCATCTCGGCCGTTTTGTCAGGTGTGAAGGAAATCCGTCAGGCTGTCGAGGTGGCTCAGCAGCATGCGGCGCAGTACGGCCGTCGCACCATCCTCTTCGTCGACGAGGTGCATCGCTTCAACAAGAGCCAGCAGGACGCCTTCCTGCCTTACGTTGAAGATGGCACGCTGATTTTCATCGGCGCGACTACCGAAAACCCCTCCTTCGAACTCAACAATGCCTTGCTGTCCCGCGCTCGCGTCTACGTGCTCAAGAGCCTCGACGAAGCGGCCATGCGTAAGCTGGTCAATCGTGCCTTGAGTGATCCGAAAGGCTTGGGCGAGCGTCACCTGAGCCTGCCGGACGACGCCTTTCAGATTCTTCTGGCTGCCGCTGACGGTGATGGCCGCCGCCTGCTCAATTTCCTCGAGAACGCCGCGGACCTGGCGGAGGATGATGGCGAGATCGGCGTCGAACTGCTGCAGAATCTGCTGGGTGACAGCCGCCGACGTTTCGACAAGGGCGGCGAGGCCTTCTACGACCAGATATCCGCGCTGCACAAGTCGGTGCGAGGCTCCAGTCCGGACGGCGCGCTGTACTGGTACGCGCGGATGCTCGACGGCGGCTGCGATCCGCTGTACATCGCCCGCCGCGTGGTGCGCATGGCCAGCGAAGACATTGGCAATGCTGACCCACGCGCGCTGACCCTATGTCTTAACGCCTGGGATGTCCAGGAGCGCCTGGGCAGCCCGGAAGGCGAATTGGCCGTGGCCCAGGCCATCGTGTATCTGGCCTGTGCACCCAAGAGCAACGCTGTCTATATGGCGTTCAAGGCGGCCATGCGCGATGCCGCCGAGCAGGGTTCGCAGGAGGTCCCGCTGCACCTGCGCAATGCGCCGACCAAGCTGATGAAGCAGCTCGGCTACGGCGATGAATACCGCTATGCCCACGACGAGCCGGATGCTTACGCTGCGGGCGAGGATTACTTCCCCGAGAGCCTGCAGCCGCGTCAGTACTACGACCCTGTGCCGCGCGGCCTGGAGCTGAAGATTCGCGACAAGCTGCTGCATTTGCGCAGCCTGGACGCTGCGAGCCCGAGGCGGAGGAGAGCACCATGA
- the crcB gene encoding fluoride efflux transporter CrcB codes for MIRVALAVAAGGAVGSVLRFLASSWVAGNWPRHFYLGTFAVNLVGCLLIGLLSGLFLTRTDLPLELRTGLITGVLGGFTTFSSFSLEIMKLIEGGRAVEALGYLAFSIIGGLLAAWAGLSLARLAA; via the coding sequence ATGATCCGCGTCGCGCTTGCCGTAGCTGCTGGGGGCGCGGTTGGCTCGGTGCTGCGGTTTCTGGCTTCCAGCTGGGTCGCGGGCAATTGGCCAAGGCACTTTTATCTGGGCACCTTTGCCGTCAACCTCGTTGGCTGCCTGTTGATCGGCTTGCTTTCGGGGCTGTTCCTCACGCGTACCGACCTTCCACTGGAGCTGCGCACGGGGTTGATTACCGGCGTTTTGGGCGGTTTCACCACTTTTTCATCCTTCAGCCTGGAAATCATGAAACTGATCGAGGGTGGTCGCGCAGTCGAGGCGCTCGGCTACCTGGCGTTCAGCATCATCGGCGGTCTGCTGGCGGCCTGGGCAGGTTTGAGCCTGGCTCGTTTGGCGGCCTGA